The Stegostoma tigrinum isolate sSteTig4 chromosome 38, sSteTig4.hap1, whole genome shotgun sequence genome contains a region encoding:
- the LOC132206591 gene encoding ferritin heavy chain B-like, translating to QDCEAAVNKQINVELTASYLYQSLMSYFDRDDVALAHVSRFFKDQSQEKREHVEKLLKFQNQRGGRVLLQDVKKPERDEWANSLQAMQVALNLEKNVNQSLLDLHQLATAQTDPHLCDFLETHYLDEEVEIIKQLGDYITNLKRLGAPENGMGEYLFDRLS from the exons caggattgtgaagctgctgtcaacaagcagattaatgtggagctcactgcctcctatctctatcagtctttg atgtcctactttgaccgggatgatgttgccctcgCCCATGTCTCCCggttcttcaaagatcagtcccaggagaagcgggaacatgtagaaaagctgctgaaattccagaatcagcgtggaggccgagtcctcctccaggatgtgaag aagccagagagggatgagtgggcTAACAGtctgcaggcaatgcaggttgccctgaatctggagaagaatgtgaaccagagtttgctggatctacaccaactcgccacagcccagactgaccctcat ctgtgtgacttcctggagactcactatttggatgaggaggtggagatcatcaagcaactcggggactacatcaccaacctgaagcgcctgggagcccctgagaatgggatgggagagtacctgtttgacaggctctcc